The Chionomys nivalis chromosome 4, mChiNiv1.1, whole genome shotgun sequence genome contains the following window.
tcattctaaataGAAAAACTTGTTACTGGCtgtatttccttttataaaattcTTACTGCTCTGTTATTTACTTTATCCACAGACTTCAccaattttatgatttattatctaGATAAATGAGTCATGATTATTCTCATGTTCTAATGTTGGTTTCTGAATTCATTTAGTCTTCTTGGTATATTCTCCTATTTCAAACTTGTACTTTCATATCCAGTTTAAGgttaaatgtaaaaatttaacCAAAAGCTCATTCTTTCTAATATCTGTTGATGACAACTCTATAATTTAGTTATCATTTAGGCTATTGTTTTGcaggattttttcttttgtttttctgtatccCTTTTACTATAAGACTTGTTGAATCCTCTCTTGTAATattccttttgtattttgtttatcaGAACTCTTCACAGAGTTACTCTTAATTTAGGgaacttcctttctctttttccttttcttcccccactCTTCAGAGATatacctgcttttgcctccaaagtgctgaaattaaaggcgtgcatcaacACTGCCCAgccaggtttaattttttttaatgccttaAAAGTAACTGTGAGGAAAACAGACAAATTTCATTTGATATTACACACTTTGATTAAGTAGTATTTGTGATATGTATAAAAGAggacattataaaaatatataggaGTTAATCAAGTGATAGACAGTATGAAGAATTAATTGTATATTAAAcaagttttcttgatttttctgtttgtagGGTACCCACAGTGACAGGAATAAAATGTGTGTTAATCCAGAGCACAGGTAAGATGAAGGAAGACTGGGGACTAATGCAGCAGGAGGACTGATTGGGACAGGTTATGGGAGGGCAGAATAGAGCAGGGGTTTGAGGAGAGATAACTGACATTAAGACCTTTGAGAAAGTTGTGTGTACGTTTACTTCTGTATGAGCTTCCTAAGATATATTCATGTatacaaaacaaattaaatagatctaCTTCTAATTGGGAGGCATCGTTCTTCCTAGACACCATATCTATCAAATAAAAACTGAGATTCAGGAATGGGCTACCTTTTTTGGAGTTGTATGCCAGTTGTTTCCATATAAGCACACTAAAATAAAGGCAATTACCACTGCTCTTGATTATGCTCACAACTTCATGGTGAGATTATATTGCTGAAAATACGATAAAGCTGGTTTCTGCCTAAAATCTTCACCCCTGTTGTCTAGTTTCTGTAGTGCTAAAACCTAGGCTTATTATTATAGGCAAATAGTAATGATCAATTATTTAGTTACAAAACCGAGAGCTAAAATAATTGCTGACCCGGCAGAATTCACCTTCTCTGTTATATTGGTACAGGTGTTGTAAGATTACTAAgccctttttgttttgatttacagcTTTCTCCACAGACAAATCTCATTCCTAGCATAGTTCTTGGAATGAGCTGAGACTAGGCAGGTCATAGTCTCTAGGAAAGTGCCCCTGTTGAGTTTTCTGCTGTGGATATAGAATTAAATTGACTCTTAGTAAATttcctatatgtatatattttaagccATAGAGTACATCTCTCAATCTTCATCAGAAATACTTCTTTTGGCAGAAGATGGTGATTGACATAGACATCCAtaatttgaggtaggaagatcaccACATCATAGCTCTTCTCCCAAGGGTACAGGattaagaagaggaaagaaggggtgAAAAAATTGTTAGAGTCAGAGATGACAGGTAACTACACTGAAACAGTGTTTTCAGGACTCAACAAGTTCACCGCTCAAATGACCCTCACAGTGGTTACATGTCTGCATAAGACCTATGTAAAATCAAGCCAAACAAATTTCAAGAATTGAGGGAGATTATGGGCATGATGTTTCATCTCTATCTGAGGAACTATTAGCAGTTTGTGGTTAATGGGAGAAACAGTGAGTTTCAAGGATGTAGCACCTGAGAGGCTTCTTATCCTCATGTAGATGTCTCTACAGACATATTCATTCAGTCGGTGCTGACTGAACTCTGTGGGCTTAAAAAGtgagagaaaagcaaagatgaagaTGTGAGGTATAGTGGTAGGGTACAGGAGGAATTGGAGGGAAAGTATCAGGTATGAACTTAATCAAaacacactgtatatatgtacaaacctttcaaacaataaaaacaaaacaatactgaTATTTCCAATAAATCAATGTCATTACTATTAAATTCATCTGCAAGCAGTGTACCTAGAAGCCTGATCTGTTGggaaaaatagctttaaaacatAAGCTTTTCCAATACTAATCAGGTCCCTAAGATTGCAAACTCATAAAAACCTCTTGAGTCATCACCAGGTGGCTCTTGTGACATCAGCAGTTGCTATTTACGAACCTCTGGGCTAGAGAAGACATTCTGGGCAAAGAATCTTGTCTCCATCCCATGGCTTTTCTTAATCTGGAGGAATGACAGCTCTGGTTCACTtatctaaaattaattttctgtatCACCAGAATTCAAGCCtagtaaaaacagaaaataaattatttttattggctAAGCACTGTACAGTTCATCAGTGCcgtttttattttcccctttgtGAGGGTGGAAGAGAGGAGTTTTTAAGTTCATTTATGAGTACTCTATAGACAAAGGTAAATGTTGAATTAGAAGCATGCTAGATTTTCCTCTCAAAATACCCCTGTGAGAGTCAGTGAGTTATAGCttagggtctttttttttattttacctttgaaCTTGAAATGGGAGGTAAATATTCAAGGTAGAAGCAGAACAGAGATGATGCAGAAGTAATGATGGACATTGGTGACCTCAATAGTATTCCAAAGAAGTTGACCTTTTATATGTTCATATTTATTTCTGGAGATTAAGGGTCTTAAAGTTTAtaaaacagaggcacagagaagAGTGAGCGTGACATTACCCTTCCATTCTGCCTCTAAGTCTCATTTTCAAGGTAAAGGTTGGAGAGGGCTAAGATTTCATTCTAAtagtactattttttttattgttttcacagTTATAACCCAAGGGATGACCTCAGCAAATGACTCTTCAGTGAAGGAGTTTATCCTACTGGGCTTGACACAGCAGCCAGAGCTCcagctgcctctcttcttcctcttcttgggAATCTATGTGGTCTCCATGGTGGGGAACCTGGGCTTGATTGTTCTGATTGTTTTGAGCCCTCATctgcacacccccatgtactACTTTCTCTTCAACCTTTCCTTCACAGATCTCTGCTACTCCTCTGTCATAACTCCCAAAATGTTGGTGAGTTTTGTGAAGCAGAATACCATCTCCCATGCTGAGTGCATGACTcagatctttttcttctgtttcttttctattgacGAATGCTACATTTTGACAGCGATGGCTTATGACAGATATGTTGCCATTTGTAAGCCCCTTCTTTACCATGTCAACATGTCTCATGATATTTGCCACTTGATGATGGTAGGTGCTTATGTGATGGGGATTGTGGGAGCCATAGCCAATACTGGTAGTGTACTAAGTCTGACCTTTTGTGATGGCAACATCATCAATCACTACATGTGTGACATACCTCCTCTCAGGAAGCTCTCTTGCACAAATACCTACATCAATGAACTGGTTATTTTCATTGTTGTAGGTGTCAATGTAACAGTGCCCAGTCTGACTATCTTTATTTCTTACACCTTGATTCTTTCCAACATCCTTGGCATCCGTTCTGCAGAGGGTAGGTCAAAAGCCTTCAGCACCTGTGGCTCCCATGTTgtagctgtttctcttttctttggagcTATAGCCTTCATGTATCTTAAACCATCCAGTGTGTCTGGGGATGAAGATAAAATATCTACCATTTTTTATACAGTTGACTcagatctttttcttctgtttcttttgtattgACGAATGCTACATTTTGGCAGCCATGGCCTATGACAGATATGCTGCTATCTGTAAACCCCTGCTTTaccacaccaccatgtcccataAGGTCTGCCTCTTGATGATGGTGGGTGTGTATGTAATGGGGTCTCTCGAAGCCATGACCCATACTGGTAGCATATTAAGTCTGACTTTTTGTGATGGCAACATTATCAATCACTACCTGTGTGACATGCCTCCTCTCCTGAAGCTCTCTTGCACAGATATTGCCATCAATGAGCTGGTGGTTTTCATTGTTGTGGGTTTTAATGTCATAGTTCCCAGCCTGACTATCTTTATTTCTTACACTTTGATCCTTTCCAACATCCTTGGCATCCATTCTGCAGAGGGTAGGTCAAAAGCCTTCAGCACCTGTGGCTCCCATGTTgtagctgtttctcttttctttggagcTATAGCCTTCATGTATCTTAAACCTTCTAATGTGTCTGGTGATGATGATAAAGTATCTACCGTTTTTTACACTGTTGTGAGTCCAATGCTAAACCCTTTCATCTACAGTTTAAGGAATAAGGATGTCCACATTGCACTGAGAAAAACTTTGAGGAAAAACATGCTAACCTAAGTAGAATCTGTATTTGTTATAGAAAGAAAATCTTAGGGTATGTGAATCTTACAATTAGGGAGAGGACTAGAGAAGTAGCTTACTTATTACCTGGGCATTTGCTTACAtggatttaattttaatttatgtccTGGATTTAATTTGCTTACATGGATTTAAtccataatttgaaaaaaatccaaagtaaaaacaaccaaaatcATATCAAAATTCAAAAACTAGTGTGGGTTCAAAATTATTTAATACTATGCaaaattaagtatttatttagaaaaatccaGAAGTAAATGAAGTGAAGGATGTTTAGCCATCATTCTCTTAGGTTACAGAGAACAGTTTATACTGTAATTTTCCAATATCATACATATCTTTTTTTTCAGtattaaaagctaaaataaaaacattagtgCAGCCATCT
Protein-coding sequences here:
- the LOC130873467 gene encoding olfactory receptor 147-like: MTSANDSSVKEFILLGLTQQPELQLPLFFLFLGIYVVSMVGNLGLIVLIVLSPHLHTPMYYFLFNLSFTDLCYSSVITPKMLVSFVKQNTISHAECMTQIFFFCFFSIDECYILTAMAYDRYVAICKPLLYHVNMSHDICHLMMVGAYVMGIVGAIANTGSVLSLTFCDGNIINHYMCDIPPLRKLSCTNTYINELVIFIVVGVNVTVPSLTIFISYTLILSNILGIRSAEGRSKAFSTCGSHVVAVSLFFGAIAFMYLKPSNVSGDDDKVSTVFYTVVSPMLNPFIYSLRNKDVHIALRKTLRKNMLT